From a region of the Paenibacillus sp. FSL R10-2734 genome:
- a CDS encoding DNA repair exonuclease, whose protein sequence is MIPFRFLHAADLHLDSRFAGLAHISPAIRSYLRESTFAALGRLVRVAIQENVDFIVISGDVYDVSDASLQGQLRFYEALKELGRHGIHVFLIHGNHDPLDGLRLTTEMPKHVTVFGGEKPALATAYRRNDGQEVAIVSGISYPTAKVTDNTAVTFSRKPGSRLFHIAMLHGNVDGDLLHETYSPCSRRDLIERGFDYWALGHIHKRSVLHEKPAIVYPGNIQGRSIKETGAKGCYVVDVDEAGSPTLQFHELDYVRWQVRDLTIDGLSNEAEWIQNVEQVIDDIREEFPDLMSVVRFRLIGRGNVHKILAEKGAAEDLLSELQRREAVRAERKDYKGLVWVEGFAVESGLAIDRERLLEEDSFLGEMLRIMERTEHSTEALEELINSALKPLLENQEMRKLLSLTSQEEKLSWLRSAAEQGITMLGGMEGAAEDEN, encoded by the coding sequence ATGATTCCATTTCGATTTCTACATGCTGCTGATTTACATTTGGATAGCAGATTTGCTGGGCTGGCGCATATTTCGCCAGCCATTCGTTCTTATTTACGTGAGTCAACCTTCGCCGCCCTCGGGCGGCTTGTCCGCGTTGCCATCCAAGAGAACGTTGATTTTATTGTCATCAGTGGAGATGTATATGATGTTTCTGACGCTTCATTACAAGGTCAGCTGCGGTTTTACGAAGCGCTCAAGGAACTTGGTCGGCACGGGATACACGTGTTTTTGATCCATGGCAACCATGATCCACTTGACGGGCTGCGTCTGACAACGGAAATGCCAAAACACGTTACCGTATTCGGAGGGGAAAAACCAGCTCTTGCTACCGCCTATCGTCGTAACGATGGACAAGAAGTGGCTATTGTTAGTGGAATCTCCTATCCGACTGCGAAGGTGACGGACAACACAGCAGTGACCTTTTCACGAAAGCCTGGCAGTCGTCTGTTTCATATTGCCATGCTGCATGGAAATGTAGACGGTGATTTGCTGCACGAGACTTATTCCCCCTGTAGTCGTAGGGATCTAATCGAACGGGGCTTTGATTATTGGGCGCTTGGACATATCCATAAACGTAGTGTATTGCATGAGAAGCCAGCGATTGTGTACCCAGGCAATATACAAGGGCGCAGCATTAAGGAAACCGGAGCCAAAGGTTGTTATGTTGTGGATGTAGATGAGGCTGGAAGTCCCACGCTCCAGTTCCATGAGCTAGATTATGTTCGCTGGCAGGTTCGGGATCTAACCATTGACGGATTAAGTAATGAAGCAGAATGGATACAAAATGTGGAGCAGGTTATTGACGACATCAGGGAAGAATTCCCGGATTTGATGTCGGTGGTCAGATTTCGCCTGATCGGACGAGGGAACGTACATAAAATATTAGCGGAGAAAGGGGCGGCAGAGGATCTGCTGTCTGAACTCCAGCGTCGTGAGGCAGTTCGGGCTGAGCGTAAAGATTATAAAGGACTTGTCTGGGTGGAAGGCTTCGCGGTAGAGTCTGGATTAGCTATTGATCGTGAACGGTTATTAGAGGAAGATAGCTTTCTTGGAGAAATGCTGCGAATTATGGAGCGTACGGAACATTCAACAGAAGCGCTTGAGGAGCTAATAAACAGTGCGCTTAAGCCGCTGCTGGAGAATCAGGAAATGAGAAAGCTGCTCTCGTTGACAAGCCAAGAGGAGAAGTTAAGCTGGCTTCGTAGCGCAGCAGAACAAGGAATCACAATGCTCGGTGGAATGGAGGGTGCTGCTGAAGATGAGAATTGA
- a CDS encoding glycosyltransferase family 4 protein, producing the protein MNLLQALFFPPEQPGGVSSMIPYLQERFRSSRWEMDLFWLPKRIRNKGHEEVVFETFDWTQFGESPIVQKYIQTYRDYLWWTKLRMSKSYDLIHSHHPIAGLAMKKVFPDTPLIQTLHSSYERELILNGAISEGGLEHQFLVSLYRELEHVSDRLMTVSQAFAEYVAPYILEPSNIGVIPNGFDEKRFKPVPHDNAVPQLVTVTRLVPAKGIDTLLKACAELKNRGHEYVLHIIGDGPSRADLENMAKQLGIYNETIFYGYTLHPEEFMPFFDIFVLPSRAEAFGSVFAEAALSCLALVGTNVGGIPEQIEDGVNGLLVSPDDELALADALEKVISDPAYRYELSRSAWDKAKSLYSLTRVANELKKTYLQYPSRTKG; encoded by the coding sequence ATGAATTTGCTGCAAGCGCTCTTCTTCCCGCCGGAACAACCCGGTGGTGTATCATCCATGATCCCTTATCTACAGGAAAGGTTCCGTTCAAGCCGTTGGGAGATGGATTTGTTTTGGTTACCTAAGCGGATTCGCAACAAGGGTCATGAGGAAGTCGTATTTGAGACCTTTGATTGGACCCAGTTTGGGGAAAGTCCGATCGTTCAAAAATATATTCAGACTTATCGTGATTATCTATGGTGGACTAAACTGCGGATGAGCAAGTCTTACGATCTTATCCATTCACATCATCCAATAGCTGGTTTAGCGATGAAAAAAGTATTTCCAGATACGCCATTAATTCAAACCTTACATTCCAGTTATGAGCGTGAGCTGATTCTTAATGGAGCTATTTCTGAGGGTGGCTTGGAACATCAGTTTCTCGTTTCACTTTACCGCGAGCTTGAGCATGTTAGTGATCGGTTAATGACCGTGTCGCAAGCATTTGCAGAGTATGTAGCGCCTTATATTCTAGAACCTTCCAATATAGGAGTAATACCGAATGGTTTTGATGAAAAAAGGTTTAAGCCAGTCCCACATGACAACGCTGTACCACAGCTAGTGACTGTGACACGTCTAGTTCCAGCCAAAGGAATTGACACTTTACTCAAGGCCTGTGCTGAACTTAAAAACCGTGGTCATGAATATGTACTGCATATTATTGGAGATGGTCCTTCCCGTGCGGATTTGGAGAATATGGCTAAACAATTAGGGATTTATAATGAAACGATTTTTTATGGATATACACTTCATCCTGAAGAATTCATGCCTTTCTTTGATATTTTCGTGCTACCTTCTCGGGCGGAGGCCTTCGGTTCAGTGTTTGCGGAAGCGGCGCTTAGCTGTCTGGCTTTAGTTGGAACAAATGTAGGAGGGATTCCGGAGCAGATTGAAGACGGAGTTAATGGCCTGCTGGTCAGCCCGGATGATGAGCTTGCACTCGCGGACGCGCTAGAGAAGGTGATTTCCGATCCGGCTTATCGTTATGAGCTTTCTCGTTCGGCCTGGGATAAAGCAAAGAGTCTGTATTCGCTGACTCGTGTCGCTAATGAACTTAAGAAAACATACTTACAGTATCCCTCAAGAACGAAAGGGTGA
- a CDS encoding RsmB/NOP family class I SAM-dependent RNA methyltransferase: protein MKEEQLPASYTAYIKEMLGQEANAFIESYSAPRTQGLRFNPLKSISDAGQVAVARAVSQFDLKPIPWCPDGYYYEEPARPGRHPYHAAGLYYIQEPSAMSAAELLAPKPGETVLDLAAAPGGKTTHIAGLMQGQGLLISNEIHPERAKILAENVERLGIKNTLVTCATPEQLSSRFPQAFDRIMLDAPCSGEGMFRKDPNAVQEWSPDHVVMCAARQWDILQDAYLMLKPGGTLAYSTCTFNRQENEEMMTRLTDSYPDMELITHKRLWPHLEKGEGHFVALLRKQSDTENDVNDDAKRGTNKRRIKNNPKMNSSVRDAYQLFQDWAAVELPGFSYQGVPLLFGESLYLLPEAFNGNLHTGLLDGLRIPRAGLHIAHMKKNRIEPAHALAMAIQHTQVTRSFDLSSGGLEIHAWLRGESLPVPMELHGWTLVTLDGLPISWGKASSGQLKNHLPKGLRVQKAHIDEQ from the coding sequence ATGAAGGAAGAACAGCTGCCTGCCTCTTACACCGCATATATAAAAGAAATGCTGGGGCAAGAGGCAAATGCTTTTATAGAAAGTTATTCAGCACCACGAACTCAGGGACTTCGCTTTAATCCATTGAAAAGCATCTCAGATGCAGGTCAAGTCGCAGTAGCGCGCGCAGTCTCACAATTTGATTTGAAACCTATCCCATGGTGCCCTGATGGTTATTATTATGAAGAGCCCGCTCGACCAGGCAGGCACCCTTACCATGCTGCTGGACTATATTATATTCAGGAGCCTTCCGCAATGTCCGCAGCTGAACTGCTAGCGCCTAAACCCGGCGAAACCGTCCTCGACCTTGCAGCTGCCCCTGGAGGTAAAACTACGCATATCGCTGGTTTAATGCAGGGACAAGGCCTCTTAATCTCTAATGAAATTCATCCGGAACGCGCAAAAATTTTGGCAGAGAACGTAGAACGTCTAGGCATTAAGAATACCCTCGTAACCTGTGCAACACCTGAACAGCTGTCTTCGCGCTTCCCACAAGCTTTTGACCGAATTATGTTAGATGCTCCTTGCTCAGGAGAAGGCATGTTTCGCAAAGATCCAAACGCCGTTCAAGAGTGGTCTCCTGACCATGTAGTTATGTGCGCGGCAAGACAATGGGACATCCTGCAAGACGCCTATCTTATGCTCAAGCCTGGTGGCACTCTAGCCTACTCTACTTGCACTTTTAACCGCCAAGAGAATGAAGAGATGATGACCCGATTGACGGATAGTTACCCCGATATGGAATTAATCACCCATAAACGCCTTTGGCCTCATTTAGAAAAAGGCGAAGGCCACTTTGTTGCACTCCTGCGAAAGCAAAGTGACACCGAAAACGACGTTAATGACGATGCTAAACGTGGCACTAATAAACGTCGAATCAAAAACAACCCAAAAATGAATTCTTCCGTACGCGATGCGTATCAGTTATTTCAGGACTGGGCCGCTGTAGAGCTGCCGGGGTTCTCTTACCAAGGCGTCCCTCTGCTGTTCGGTGAATCCCTATATTTGCTGCCTGAAGCCTTTAATGGCAACCTACATACCGGGCTGCTCGATGGTTTGCGTATTCCACGAGCCGGGCTACATATTGCCCATATGAAGAAAAATCGGATTGAACCCGCTCACGCCCTTGCGATGGCGATTCAACACACACAAGTAACACGTAGTTTTGATCTCAGTAGTGGGGGGCTAGAAATACATGCTTGGCTCCGGGGAGAAAGCTTACCTGTGCCCATGGAATTACATGGCTGGACACTTGTAACTTTAGATGGATTGCCGATTAGTTGGGGCAAGGCTAGTTCTGGCCAGCTTAAGAATCATCTTCCTAAAGGACTTCGCGTCCAAAAAGCCCATATTGACGAGCAATAG
- a CDS encoding sporulation protein YjcZ gives MGEFHGGAFTSTGAILVLFILLVIISRSLFV, from the coding sequence ATGGGTGAATTTCATGGAGGGGCCTTCACTTCGACCGGTGCGATCTTGGTACTTTTTATCTTGCTCGTCATCATTTCCCGTTCGTTGTTCGTTTAA
- a CDS encoding class I SAM-dependent methyltransferase, producing MGLLDTLIDQAKNPRGFVGNIMIKIMNQAHTSITTWGLKKIEIMNNAPILDIGCGGGQTIHTLAKQNNNREIYGIDYSQQAVETSIQKNKEAVTSGRVKISQGDVSALPFNDGFFGTITAIQTHYFWPDLEQDISEVCRVLRAGGSFIIISEKYKINYHMTQFTKNEEIELLFRKSGFQTVNIHENNKWRAYIGKK from the coding sequence ATGGGTTTACTTGATACACTGATCGATCAAGCCAAGAATCCGAGAGGATTCGTGGGGAATATCATGATCAAGATCATGAATCAGGCACATACCAGCATAACCACGTGGGGGCTCAAAAAAATAGAAATAATGAACAACGCTCCTATTTTGGACATCGGCTGTGGTGGCGGTCAAACTATACATACGCTAGCGAAACAAAATAACAATCGAGAAATCTACGGCATAGATTATTCACAGCAAGCTGTAGAGACCTCCATTCAAAAAAACAAAGAGGCAGTTACCTCAGGTAGGGTGAAGATTAGTCAGGGAGACGTGTCAGCGTTACCGTTCAACGATGGATTTTTCGGGACGATCACAGCTATTCAGACGCATTACTTCTGGCCCGATCTCGAACAGGATATAAGTGAAGTATGTAGGGTGCTGAGAGCAGGCGGTAGCTTTATTATTATTTCTGAGAAATATAAAATTAATTATCATATGACGCAATTCACGAAGAATGAAGAGATAGAATTGTTATTTCGAAAATCAGGCTTTCAAACAGTAAATATTCACGAGAACAATAAGTGGAGAGCTTATATCGGAAAAAAATAA
- a CDS encoding histidine phosphatase family protein, protein MAIYFIRHGIDDEGFRGGWSQRGLVVEGYRQAERLGSYLKENQSRFNITRILSSDLQRALDTANEIARAISLPVESSPCWRETNNGVLAGMPHEIANERYPGLYFSALRMDERFPGGESPQEFFTRISTGLSHLCNELESADPKENVIVVTHGGVINVIYHLLKGLTWTNKNAHFPTSYTSIHKIEYQVDKWVVTAGNLTEHILSDQAAGIANE, encoded by the coding sequence ATGGCTATATATTTTATTAGGCATGGAATAGATGATGAAGGCTTTCGTGGGGGTTGGAGTCAGCGTGGGCTTGTAGTAGAGGGCTATAGACAAGCCGAACGGCTTGGTAGTTATCTTAAGGAGAACCAATCTAGGTTTAACATCACTCGCATCCTCAGCAGTGATTTGCAACGTGCGTTAGATACAGCAAATGAGATAGCCAGAGCGATTAGTTTGCCTGTTGAAAGCAGTCCGTGTTGGAGAGAAACGAATAATGGTGTACTCGCTGGAATGCCCCATGAAATTGCAAATGAACGATACCCGGGTCTCTATTTCTCTGCTTTAAGAATGGATGAGAGATTTCCAGGAGGAGAGAGCCCACAGGAGTTTTTTACGCGAATAAGTACAGGTCTCTCGCATCTATGTAATGAACTGGAGAGTGCTGATCCAAAAGAAAATGTAATTGTGGTCACTCATGGCGGCGTAATTAATGTTATATACCATCTTTTAAAAGGTCTAACGTGGACCAATAAGAATGCCCATTTCCCGACTTCATATACTAGTATTCATAAAATAGAGTATCAAGTAGATAAGTGGGTAGTTACAGCTGGAAATCTTACGGAACATATATTAAGTGATCAGGCTGCTGGTATAGCAAATGAATAA
- a CDS encoding 2-dehydropantoate 2-reductase N-terminal domain-containing protein, whose product MRVLVFGAGVLGSYLAHVLVRGGNDVTVLARGKRAEQLTKDGLVLRHYFQYKNTEDAVKVISEPKPDDRYDLIFVVMKYNDFPAVLPILAKNQSQNIILVGNNGDASGMQQDLQDMSDVRKNILFGFQLSGGIREENGRVICIRVGGQMVLGSLDGEIPIKPLLENAFKNVKYKLTYHEDMDAWLKSHIVPIVALNSLSYLHDGDLKKVSRDKKLLKQSVSVMDEGFQIMEKLGYTITPAGQVDFIRKHKQGVYYGLKIIHKLPFMKLVDGSFSEIVALFDSFDILKQQANIATPHWDQLKQQAISKYNANNH is encoded by the coding sequence ATGAGAGTATTAGTTTTTGGAGCGGGAGTTTTAGGCAGCTATCTTGCGCATGTTCTAGTGCGTGGGGGGAATGATGTCACAGTACTTGCCAGAGGGAAACGTGCGGAGCAATTGACGAAAGACGGACTTGTACTTCGCCATTATTTTCAATATAAAAACACTGAAGATGCTGTAAAAGTCATTTCAGAGCCTAAACCGGATGATCGCTATGATCTTATCTTTGTTGTTATGAAATACAATGATTTTCCAGCTGTATTACCTATTCTAGCAAAAAATCAGAGTCAGAATATAATTCTTGTAGGTAATAATGGCGATGCCTCTGGAATGCAACAAGATCTTCAGGACATGAGCGATGTGAGGAAAAATATACTCTTCGGATTTCAGCTTAGTGGAGGAATACGTGAAGAGAATGGCCGAGTTATCTGCATCAGAGTTGGAGGACAGATGGTACTCGGCAGTCTAGACGGTGAGATTCCAATAAAGCCTTTACTAGAAAATGCCTTTAAAAATGTTAAGTATAAGCTAACTTATCATGAGGATATGGATGCTTGGCTCAAAAGTCATATCGTGCCTATAGTGGCTTTGAACTCCTTGAGCTATCTTCACGACGGTGATCTGAAAAAAGTATCTAGGGACAAAAAGCTATTAAAACAATCCGTTTCAGTCATGGACGAGGGGTTTCAAATCATGGAGAAGTTGGGCTATACTATCACTCCAGCAGGTCAAGTCGACTTTATTCGAAAACACAAACAAGGTGTATATTATGGTCTGAAAATCATTCATAAATTGCCCTTTATGAAATTAGTAGATGGTTCTTTCAGCGAAATTGTAGCGTTGTTTGATTCGTTCGATATTTTGAAGCAACAAGCAAACATTGCGACACCCCATTGGGATCAACTGAAGCAGCAAGCGATTTCGAAGTATAATGCAAACAATCATTAG
- a CDS encoding TetR/AcrR family transcriptional regulator has translation MDRRIKKNQTAIMNALIQLMTEKDFEKITINEIAERADVNRGTIYSHYADKYDLMDKCLEAQLKQLIESCSVVEDETEPNPSKSSLLRTLELLEENALFYKTLLRNKALLSFRNQLQDMINKQIKAQFLENNLTLDELSKDISVQFLSSAAVGVIEWWFTHSNPCSAKEITDKLWSMLDLNLQMIRSQA, from the coding sequence ATGGATAGAAGAATTAAAAAAAACCAAACAGCTATCATGAACGCATTAATACAACTGATGACAGAAAAAGATTTTGAAAAAATAACGATTAACGAAATCGCAGAGCGTGCCGACGTAAACCGCGGAACGATTTATTCCCATTATGCGGACAAATACGATCTGATGGATAAATGTCTGGAGGCTCAACTCAAACAACTAATTGAAAGCTGCTCCGTAGTAGAGGATGAAACAGAACCAAATCCCTCGAAGTCGTCATTGCTCCGCACGCTGGAACTTTTGGAGGAGAATGCTCTCTTTTATAAAACTTTATTAAGAAACAAAGCGCTGCTCTCCTTTAGAAACCAATTACAAGATATGATAAATAAACAGATCAAAGCACAATTCTTAGAAAACAATTTAACCCTAGATGAGCTAAGTAAAGATATATCCGTGCAATTTTTGAGTTCGGCAGCTGTCGGAGTAATTGAATGGTGGTTTACCCATAGTAATCCTTGTTCTGCAAAAGAGATCACTGATAAGTTATGGTCCATGCTCGATCTAAATCTGCAGATGATCCGTTCTCAAGCTTGA
- a CDS encoding ATP-binding cassette domain-containing protein, translating to MDIITVKNLTKQYETYHRGQDAKSVFKSLFHREKSIITSVEDLSFSVGKGEIIGILGPNGAGKSTTIKMLTGVLYPTSGEINVLGYNPHKQKNQYVKQIGVLFGQKSQLIWDIPPLDSFYMNKEIYDIPTNDFRTRLDRFVSMFEIGDIITKPTRTLSLGERMKCEFIMAMLHSPPVVFLDEPTIGLDVIAKQRIREFIKQMNREGTTFILTTHDLEDVERLVQRVLIIHQGKKVYDDKFSELRLHLGAKKVVRLSAATTIGDIDLPGTLISERISDYEVELEIDTEQCKMGEFLRILSEKVEILDISIKEIQIEKIISSIYEMDRGEHIQA from the coding sequence TTGGACATTATTACTGTCAAGAACTTAACTAAACAATATGAAACCTATCACCGCGGACAAGATGCTAAAAGCGTATTTAAAAGTCTGTTTCACCGCGAGAAATCGATTATTACCTCCGTAGAGGATCTTTCGTTCAGTGTTGGAAAAGGAGAGATCATTGGCATTCTGGGGCCAAACGGTGCGGGGAAATCTACGACTATTAAAATGCTGACAGGCGTTCTCTATCCCACATCGGGAGAAATAAATGTTCTTGGGTACAACCCTCATAAGCAGAAAAATCAATATGTAAAACAAATCGGAGTATTGTTCGGACAGAAATCACAGTTAATATGGGACATCCCCCCTTTGGATAGCTTTTATATGAATAAGGAAATTTATGATATTCCTACGAATGACTTTCGTACAAGACTAGATCGATTTGTAAGTATGTTTGAGATTGGTGATATTATCACTAAACCTACACGCACCCTTTCTCTGGGGGAACGAATGAAATGCGAGTTTATTATGGCAATGCTTCATTCACCGCCCGTGGTTTTTTTGGATGAGCCGACGATTGGGCTGGATGTTATAGCTAAACAACGAATCAGAGAATTCATTAAGCAAATGAATCGGGAAGGCACCACATTTATTTTAACGACACATGACTTGGAAGACGTAGAGCGTTTGGTTCAAAGAGTTCTTATTATTCATCAAGGTAAAAAAGTATATGACGATAAGTTCTCTGAACTTCGACTTCATCTGGGCGCTAAAAAAGTGGTTAGGCTTTCTGCAGCTACAACGATTGGAGATATTGATCTGCCTGGGACTCTGATATCGGAAAGAATATCGGATTACGAAGTGGAATTAGAGATCGATACCGAGCAGTGTAAAATGGGCGAGTTTCTTCGTATTCTTAGTGAAAAGGTAGAGATTCTTGATATCTCCATTAAGGAGATCCAAATTGAAAAGATTATCAGCTCCATTTATGAGATGGATAGGGGAGAACATATTCAAGCTTGA
- a CDS encoding ABC-2 family transporter protein, whose product MKRMFLIYKTCMKANIASAITYRVNFILNSLIMLIGNVLFPLVTVFIYNSNASFAGWTFKEALLIQSVFILSTACAGIFFNGIMWNTMSHVVEGTLEVVLIKPTSSLFLLLARSFEFESIGLLGGGVIMFGYALSGIEGVTFSSWLLFLLLFGAGLLVMFGVALIVAAISFKWVANSRLPEMFESIKSFGRYPGTIFPKAVVVVSAFLFPVSMIAYFPASTLIGRWEPYFFIAIIPCVLFAAFGIWLYTYMLRSYKSAGG is encoded by the coding sequence ATGAAACGTATGTTTTTGATATACAAAACTTGTATGAAGGCGAATATTGCTTCTGCTATCACTTATCGTGTTAATTTTATTCTTAATAGTCTTATCATGCTCATAGGGAATGTGTTGTTTCCTCTAGTAACGGTGTTCATCTATAATTCGAATGCTTCATTTGCAGGATGGACCTTTAAAGAGGCGCTGTTAATACAGTCCGTTTTTATTCTGTCTACGGCTTGTGCTGGGATTTTTTTTAACGGAATCATGTGGAATACGATGTCTCATGTAGTGGAAGGAACGCTGGAAGTGGTATTAATTAAACCTACCTCGAGTCTTTTTTTGCTGTTGGCCAGATCTTTTGAATTCGAAAGTATTGGGCTTTTAGGTGGTGGGGTAATTATGTTCGGGTACGCTCTTAGTGGAATCGAAGGGGTAACTTTCAGCTCTTGGTTGTTATTCCTGTTGTTGTTTGGAGCAGGGCTGCTTGTTATGTTCGGCGTGGCGCTCATCGTTGCAGCAATTTCCTTCAAATGGGTAGCGAATTCTCGCTTGCCGGAGATGTTTGAGAGCATTAAGTCTTTTGGGCGGTACCCAGGGACAATTTTCCCTAAAGCAGTCGTAGTCGTGAGTGCTTTTCTTTTTCCGGTTTCCATGATTGCCTACTTTCCAGCATCTACACTGATTGGCCGATGGGAACCCTATTTTTTTATAGCGATTATCCCTTGTGTGTTATTTGCTGCCTTCGGAATTTGGCTCTATACATATATGCTTCGCAGTTATAAAAGCGCCGGAGGATGA
- a CDS encoding ABC-2 family transporter protein — protein MFEMIKQRSRVMRAVAFVTYKEWSAYRSHSMVSIFVGPVYFLVQYYIWSAVYSGESSINGMSLSHMLSYFCATMLINYLTMDFADWNLQMLIRTGKFITFSLRPMNHMFYALSQKAGHRVLGLLFEFIPCFMIFFFIFNIDVLPANLLYAMLSIAMAFMMNFFIHYSIGMVAFWMVQSSSIRNFFNLCEGIFSGSLIPLVFFPKSLQMASFFLPFQYTTFLPAMVYTGSYTLADITLPIPQVLLLQLIAVIIAGVVCRVLYAVSLKHFTGVGA, from the coding sequence ATGTTTGAGATGATAAAGCAACGCTCTCGCGTTATGAGAGCGGTTGCTTTTGTTACGTATAAGGAATGGAGTGCGTACAGGTCGCATTCGATGGTTTCTATTTTTGTAGGACCTGTGTATTTTTTGGTGCAGTATTATATATGGAGCGCTGTTTATAGTGGGGAATCTTCTATTAATGGGATGTCGCTTTCCCATATGCTCTCTTATTTTTGTGCCACGATGCTGATCAACTATTTGACCATGGATTTTGCGGATTGGAATTTGCAAATGCTCATTCGCACGGGGAAGTTCATTACGTTCTCGTTAAGACCAATGAATCATATGTTCTATGCGTTGTCTCAGAAGGCGGGGCATAGGGTACTTGGGCTTTTATTTGAATTTATTCCCTGCTTTATGATTTTCTTTTTTATTTTTAATATTGATGTTTTGCCCGCAAATTTACTATACGCAATGCTTTCGATTGCTATGGCGTTTATGATGAATTTTTTCATCCATTATAGTATCGGGATGGTCGCCTTTTGGATGGTGCAATCCTCCAGTATTCGTAATTTTTTTAATCTTTGCGAGGGGATATTCTCAGGATCGCTGATTCCATTGGTCTTTTTTCCAAAATCCTTACAAATGGCTTCCTTTTTCTTACCGTTTCAATATACGACCTTTCTTCCTGCAATGGTCTATACGGGTAGCTATACTTTAGCTGATATAACTTTACCTATTCCTCAAGTTTTGTTGTTACAGCTCATAGCCGTAATTATTGCCGGAGTTGTCTGCCGGGTGCTGTATGCGGTATCGCTTAAGCATTTTACGGGGGTGGGCGCATGA